The Streptomyces racemochromogenes DNA segment GCCCTCGCCGGCACCCCCGAGAACCCCGCCGTGCCCGGCTACTACCCCCAGATCTCCTCGGAGCTGTACACGACCAACGGCGAGGCGGACGGCCACGCGGCCAACGTCAACGGCGTCATGATGTTCACGCCGGAGATGACCACCTGCCAGACGGCCTCCGCGATCGACCCGAACGACGCCTGGAAGCCCGAGGACTGCGCCTCCGGCTTCAACTTCCCCGACGACGAGAAGCTGATCCAGCAGGAGTTCGCCAAGAACGTCCCCTTCGCGCTGAGCGTCGGCGAGAGCGCCGCACACCCGGACCGGCCCTCCTCCTCCGTCGGCCTGAGCGCCGCCGACTTCACCCCCGACCCCTTCACCACCTCCTACGCGGCCCGGGGCGAGGACCAGACGGTCGCCGTCACGGCCCGCAAGGCGCTGAAGGACAAGCGCCTCAACTTCCGTGTCAACGGCGGCCGTGCGCACGACGACGGGCTCAGGGCCTGGAAGGGCGGGGACGTCTACGGCGGGGACGACAACAACTGGTTCGACGAGTACCGGGGCACGGTGGACGGCGCCAAGCCCGGGGACAAGGTCGAGGTCTGGTTCACCGGACGCGACCGCTCCGGCGAGAAGGTCTCCAGCGAGCACTTCACGTACACCGTGGCCGAGCGGCCGCGCGCGGACGTCCTGGTGATCGCCGAGGAGGGCGCCACGGCCCAGCACGCCCGGGAATACGTGGACGCGCTGCGGGCCAACGGGAAGTCGGCCGCCGTGTGGGACGTGGCCGCGCAGGGCGTCCCGCACCACCTCGGCGTGCTCTCCCACTTCCGCACGGCCGTCCACTACACGGGCGCCGGCGCCCCCGGCGGACCCACCCAGCTGGCGGTCCGCGACTTCCTCAACGAGGGCGGCAAGCTCGTCGAGGCCGGTGAGCCGGCCGGCGGCCGGGCCCAGGTCGGCCGCGCCCTCACCGACGACTTCAGCCAGTACTACCTCGGCGCGTACGGCCGTGCCCCGGTCAAGGGCCCGACCGGCTTCACCGGCGCGGGCACCCTGGCCGGCGCCAAGGGCTCCCTCGGCGACGCGGCCGGCAACCCGCTGAACGCCCCCGGTGCCTACACCGTCACCTCCGACACGCTCCCGGCGGCCCGGTTCCCGCAGTTCAAGAGCGCCCAGGCGGGCCAGTACGCCGGGGTGACCAACCCGTACGCCCCCTACGCGGGCACCGGGATGGCGTCGGCGACCCATGACGACGGCGACTGGAAGCGCCTCACGCGCACCATCGACCTCACCAAGGTGACCGCCGCCGACCAGCCGAAGCTGAAGACGACCCTCAACTGGAACACCGAGGAGGGCTACGACCACGCCGTCCTGGAGGCCCGTACGGCCGGCGGGGACGACTGGACCACACTCCCGGACTCGGGAGGGCTGAGCTCCGCCACAGTCCCGGCGGAGTGCGAGGCCGGCTTCTTCGTCAACGGCCACCCCTTCCTGCGCCGCTACCTCACCCTCGCCGGCGGCGGCTGCACCGCCTCCGGCAGTAGCGGAGCGTGGAACAGCTTCACCGGCTCCTCCGGCGGCTGGAAGCAGGTCGGCTTCGACCTGAGCGCCTACGCGGGCAAGACGGTGGAGGTCTCCCTCGCCTACATCACCGACCCCGCCTCGGGCGGCCGGGGCGTCTTCGCCGACGAGGCGCGGCTGTCCGTCGGCGGTACCGACCAGCCCGCCGAGGGCTTCGAGACCTCCCTCGGCGCGTGGACCGCGCAGCCGGCGCCCGCCGGAAGTCCCGACGTTCCGGGAGATTGGTCCAGGACCGGGGAGCTGTTCAAGTCCTACGCGGCGGTCACTACGCGTGACACGGTCCTCCTCGGCTTCGGGCTGGAGCACCTCACGGCCCCGGCCGACCGCGCCGCGGTGCTCGGCAGCGTGCTCAGGTCCCTGGACCGCTGATCCACGACCCGGTCCCCGTTCACTCTCGGTGACGGGGACCGAAGTCCCGGGGGTCCCGTGCCGAGGCCATTGGTACAGGGCCCCGGGCATGTACCCCGCACAGAGCGGGGAGTGTCAGGCTCCGACCGATGTCACTCAAAAGCTCACAGAGAGGTAGGGTCGTAAGCGGTCGGGGACATCCCATACAGCTCGCCGGCGGGACAGGCCGGCGCACCAACGAGGAGATCGGTTCGTGACGATCCGCGTAGGCATCAATGGTTTTGGCCGAATTGGCCGTAACTACTTCCGGGCTCTTCTCGAGCAGGGAGCGGACATCGAGATCGTCGGTGTCAACGACCTGACGGACAACGCCACCCTGGTGCACCTGCTCAAGTACGACACCATTCTGGGCCGCCTCAAGGCCGAGGTCTCCCACACCGACGACACCATCACCGTCGGCGGCAACACCTTCAAGACCTTCGCCGAGCGCGACCCCGCGAACCTCCCCTGGGGCGAGCTGGGTGCCGACATCGTCATCGAGTCCACCGGCATCTTCACGAAGAAGGCCGACGCCGCCAAGCACCTCGCGGCCGGCGCGAAGAAGGTCCTCATCTCGGCCCCGGCCAAGGACGAGGACATCACCATCGTGATGGGCGTCAACCAGGACAAGTACGACGCGGCCAAGCACCACGTCATCTCCAACGCCTCCTGCACCACCAACTGCGTGGCGCCGATGGCCAAGGTCCTCGACGAGAACTTCGGCATCGTCAAGGGCATGATGACGACGGTCCACGCCTACACCAACGACCAGCGCATCCTGGACTTCCCGCACTCGGACCTGCGCCGCGCCCGCGCCGCCGCCGAGAACATCATCCCGACCTCCACCGGTGCCGCCAAGGCCACCGCGCTGGTCCTGCCGCAGCTCAAGGGCAAGCTCGACGGCATCGCCATGCGCGTCCCGGTCCCGACCGGCTCGGTCACCGACCTCGTACTGGAGCTCGACCGCGAGGTCACCAAGGACGAGATCAACGCCGCCTTCCAGAAGGCCGCGGAGGGCCAGCTCAAGGGCATCCTCGACTACACCGAGGACGCGATCGTCTCCTCCGACATCGTGAACTGGCCGGCCTCCTGCACCTTCGACTCCTCCCTGACCATGGTCCAGGGCAAGCAGGTCAAGGTCGTCGGCTGGTACGACAACGAGTGGGGCTACTCCAACCGACTCGTCGACCTCACCGTCTTCGTCGGCGGTCAGCTCTAAGGCCGTCAGATCCCAAAAGCGTAGGGCAAGGCAATAGGCAACACGATGTGAGCACAGGGTCCGCTCGGCGCGATGAGGCGCCGTTCGGGCCCTGTT contains these protein-coding regions:
- a CDS encoding M14 family metallopeptidase, with amino-acid sequence MRHRASSILAASALVFASTLAAVPAAAHARAQARPASGAASGADEVRVYDADITREQVPLVLAAGQDAHELSERAPETGTARVELFLTGEQAGQLAAQGVKLAERKVPAQGLARAKAAGDGVFRPYSGKGGLQEEILRTAREKPALTKVVSIGKSLQGKDILALKVTKDAKRTRDGAKPSVLYLSNQHAREWITPEMTRRLMHHTLDNYGKDQRITKLVDSTELWFLLSANPDGYDYTFTSDSTRLWRKNLRDNDGDGKITAVDGVDLNRNFAHKWGYDNEGSSPNPSSETFRGPRAQSEPETTALDGFEKRIGFEYAINYHSASELILYGVGWQVATPTPDDIAYKALAGTPENPAVPGYYPQISSELYTTNGEADGHAANVNGVMMFTPEMTTCQTASAIDPNDAWKPEDCASGFNFPDDEKLIQQEFAKNVPFALSVGESAAHPDRPSSSVGLSAADFTPDPFTTSYAARGEDQTVAVTARKALKDKRLNFRVNGGRAHDDGLRAWKGGDVYGGDDNNWFDEYRGTVDGAKPGDKVEVWFTGRDRSGEKVSSEHFTYTVAERPRADVLVIAEEGATAQHAREYVDALRANGKSAAVWDVAAQGVPHHLGVLSHFRTAVHYTGAGAPGGPTQLAVRDFLNEGGKLVEAGEPAGGRAQVGRALTDDFSQYYLGAYGRAPVKGPTGFTGAGTLAGAKGSLGDAAGNPLNAPGAYTVTSDTLPAARFPQFKSAQAGQYAGVTNPYAPYAGTGMASATHDDGDWKRLTRTIDLTKVTAADQPKLKTTLNWNTEEGYDHAVLEARTAGGDDWTTLPDSGGLSSATVPAECEAGFFVNGHPFLRRYLTLAGGGCTASGSSGAWNSFTGSSGGWKQVGFDLSAYAGKTVEVSLAYITDPASGGRGVFADEARLSVGGTDQPAEGFETSLGAWTAQPAPAGSPDVPGDWSRTGELFKSYAAVTTRDTVLLGFGLEHLTAPADRAAVLGSVLRSLDR
- the gap gene encoding type I glyceraldehyde-3-phosphate dehydrogenase, with amino-acid sequence MTIRVGINGFGRIGRNYFRALLEQGADIEIVGVNDLTDNATLVHLLKYDTILGRLKAEVSHTDDTITVGGNTFKTFAERDPANLPWGELGADIVIESTGIFTKKADAAKHLAAGAKKVLISAPAKDEDITIVMGVNQDKYDAAKHHVISNASCTTNCVAPMAKVLDENFGIVKGMMTTVHAYTNDQRILDFPHSDLRRARAAAENIIPTSTGAAKATALVLPQLKGKLDGIAMRVPVPTGSVTDLVLELDREVTKDEINAAFQKAAEGQLKGILDYTEDAIVSSDIVNWPASCTFDSSLTMVQGKQVKVVGWYDNEWGYSNRLVDLTVFVGGQL